GTCCAAACCCGCTGAGATCGAATGCGATTCGATGGTCTGGCCGTCCTCGTTCTGCAGTAGGTAGGAGTATGAGCCCTGGAACGCGCCCGGCGACCCGCCGGTGAATGTGGCGGCGTGCCGGCCGGTTTCCACCCCGTCACCGGCCGCCTCGTAGCCGATCAGCCGCACCCCGGGATCGTCGAGGAAGGCGTGGAAGATCCCGATCGCATTGGATCCGCCGCCGACACAGGCGGTCACGGCGTCCGGCAGCCGGCCGGCCTGGTCGAGGATCTGCGCCCGCGCCTCGAGCCCGATCACCCGCTGGAAATCGCGCACCATGGTCGGGAACGGGTGGGGCCCGGCCGCGGTGCCGAAGCAGTAGTACGTGGTGTCCGCGTTGGTGACCCAGTCACGGAACGCCTCGTTGATCGCGTCCTTGAGTGTCTTGGAACCGGCCTCGACCGACACCACCTCCGCACCCAGCAGCCGCATCCGCGCCACGTTCAGCGCCTGGCGCGCGGTGTCGATCGCGCCCATGTAGATGACGCACTCCAGCCCGAGCAGCGCGCAGGCGGTCGCGGTCGCCACCCCGTGTTGACCGGCACCGGTCTCGGCGATAACCCGCCGCTTGCCCATCTGCCGGGCCAGCAGCGCCTGGCCGAGCACGTTGTTGATCTTGTGAGATCCGGTGTGGTTGAGGTCTTCCCGCTTCAGGAAGATGCGCGCCCCACCGGCGTGCTGGGACAGTCGCTCGGCCTCGTACAGCGGTGACGGCCGGCCGGCGTAGTGCCGCTGCAACCGGTCGAGCTCATCGAGAAAGGTCTGGTCGCTGCGGGCCTTCTCGTAGGCGGCGGTCACCTCCTCGATAACCGCCATCAACGCCTCGGCGACGAAACGCCCTCCGTAGACCCCGAAGTGACCACGGTCGTCGGGGTCGTGCTTGCTGGGTTCCGCGACGCCCGCACTGGCTCGCGGCAACTCGGGTCCTGCGAGATCCGCCACGTGTCAGCGAGCCGGTTTGGGGCACGACGGATGCGTGCCGGCGGTGACCAGATCGGCGACGGCGCTGCGCGGATCACCACTGGTGACCAACCCCTCGCCGACGAGCACGGCGTCGGCGCCGGCGCCGGCGTAGGCGAGCAGGTCCGCGGGACCGCGCACGCCGGATTCCGCGACGCGGATGACGTCGGTCGGCAGTCCGGGCGCGATGCGCGCGAAGCAATCGCGATCGACCTCAAGGGTCTTGAGATTGCGTGCGTTGACACCGATTACGGACGCGCCGGCCTGCAGCGCACGGTCGGCCTCCTCCTCGGTGTGCACCTCGACCAGCGCGGTCATCCCGAGCGACTCGGTGCGCTCGAGCAACGACTCCAGCACCGGCTGCTCCAGCGCGGCGACGATCAGCAGCAGCATGTCCGCGCCGTACGCGCGGGCCTCGTGGATCTGATACGGCTGGACGATGAAATCCTTGCGCAGCACCGGAATCGACACCGCTTTGCGCACCGCGTCGAGATCGGCGAGCGAACCCTTGAACCGGCGTTCCTCGGTCAGCACGCTGACGATGCGCGCGCCGCCGGCCTCGTAGGCGCGGGCCAGTTCCGCCGGATCGGGAATGGGCGCCAACTGCCCCCGCGACGGGCTGGCGCGCTTGACTTCCGCGATGACGCCGATGCCGGGAGCCCGCAGGGCCGCCATGACGTCGAGCGGCGGCGGTGCCGCCTGGGCCCGTTTCTTGATCTCATCCAGCGGAACAGCGGCCTCGCGAGCGGCGACGTCGGCGCGGACACCCTCGATGATGGCGTCGAGAACGTTCGCCGAACTCATGGGTGTCGATTCCTCTCGAAAACTGCCGACCGATCTCCATCGAAGAGTAGCCGCCGCCACACCGTCGGTCGTCACCGCCCCTTGGTCTCCCCGCCGGGCGTGTCGCGGGTGGGATCGGTGCCCGCGTCGAGCGCATCCCACAGCTCACGCGCCGACAGCGACGACCCGGTGCCGTCGTCGCCGGACCGACCCCCGGCACCTGCACCGCCGCGGCGGAAGCGCGCCGCACCGGACCGGTCCCGGCCGGCCGAGCGCATCAGCAGCACCGCGCTCACCAGGGTGAGCACCGCCGCGGCCACCGCGATCACCGCGCCGGCGTAATGCCGCTGGGTGTCACCGCCCAGCTCGGCCACCGGCACCTCGAGCAGCCGCGCCGCCCGGGGTGCGGCGTCGCGGATCACCCACAGCGCAATACCCGGGTAGGCCATGCCGGCGCTGGCCAGCGCGGTGAGCACCGCCAGCATCCGCAGCGGCCAGCCGCGCACCGCCAGGGTGGCCACCGCGGCGGCCACCAGCAGCAGCGCCAGCGGCAGCAGGGCCGTCGACCAGGTCGCTCCGGACACCGCGTGGGTCTTCGGCGGTCCCAGACCGTCGAACGTGGTGACCTCGACCCAGGTCAGCCGGGACGCCACCCACAGCGCCGCCGCCGCGGCGAGCAACCCCAGCTGCGCGACCCGGATCACGGTTCCGACAGCGTCTCGGCGGCGGCGATCGCATTGAGCACCGCGCGGGCCTTGTTACGGGCCTCGTTGTACTCGAACGGGCCGTTGGAATCGGCCACCACGCCGCCGCCGGCCTGCACGTAGGCGGTCCCGTTGCGCATCAGCGCGGTGCGGATCGCGATCGCAAAGTCCGCGTTGCCGGCGAAGTCCAGATAGCCGAGCACACCGCCGTACAGGCCGCGCCGGGTCAGCTCGACCTCCTCGATCAACTCCATCGCCCGCACCTTGGGCGCCCCGGTCAGCGTCCCGGCCGGGAAGCAGGCGGTGACCGCGTCCAGCGCGGTCTTGCCGTCGGCCAGCAGCCCGGTGACCGTCGACACCAGGTGCATCACGTGGCTGTAGCGCTCGATGTGGCTGTAGTCCTCGACCTTGACCGTGCCGGGCCGGCACACCCGGCCCAGGTCGTTGCGGCCGAGGTCGACCAGCATCAGGTGCTCGGCGCGTTCCTTCTCGTCGGCCAGCAACTCCTTCTCGAGCAGCAGATCCTCCTCCTCGGTGGCGCCGCGCCACCGGGTTCCGGCGATCGGATGGGTGGTGGCCCGGCCGTCCTTGACCGTGACCAGCGCCTCGGGGCTGGAGCCGACGATCGAGAAATCCAGGCCGCCGTGCTCGTCCGGCACGTTGACCAGGTACATGTACGGACTCGGGTTGGTCACCCGCAGCATCCGGTAGACGTCGAGCGGGTCGGCGTCGGTGTCCATCTCGAACCGCTGCGACGGCACCACCTGGAACGCCTCCCCGGCCTCGATATCGCCGACCAGTTTCTCGACGATCGCGGTGTACTCCTCGACGGTGCGCTGGGCGCGGAACACCGGCTCCGGGCGGCTGAACGACGCCACCGTCGACGGCAGCGGCTCCCCCAGCGCGGCGGTCATCACGTCCAGCCGGCGCACCGCGTCGTCGTAGGCCCAGTCGACCCGCTCGTCGGTGCCGTTCCAGTTCACCGCGTTGGCGATCAGCGTGATGGTGCCCTCGTGGTGGTCGACGGCGGCGATGTCGGTGGCCAGCAACAGCAGCATGTCTGGCAGGCCGAGGTCGTCGACGGTGCGCGACGGCAGCCGCTCCAGCCGGCGCACCATGTCGTAGGCGAAGAATCCGACCAGGCCGCTGGACAGCGGCGGCAACCCGGGCAGCGGTTCGGTCTGCAGCAGCGCCACGGTGGCGCGCACCGCCTCCAGCGGGTCGCCGCCCTGCGGGGCGTCCTTGGGCACCGCACCCAGCCACACCGCCTGCCCGTCGCGCACCGTCAGCGCCGACGGCGCCCCAGCGCCGATGAACGACCACCGCGACCAGGACCGGCCGTTCTCCGCCGATTCCAGCAGGAACGTTCCCGGCCGGTTGGCGGCCAGTTTGCGGTAGGCCGACAACGGTGTCTCACTGTCGGCGAGGACCTTGCGGGTCACCGGCACCACCCGGTGCTCGGCGGCCAGCGCTCGGAAGTCCTCGCGGGAGGTGGTCACCGAGAGCGGGTTGGCGGTCGTTTGCACGGGTCAAGTGTCCCAGACGCATCGCAGCGCCGACGACGCCGCGGGGCTCAGCGGCGCGGTCAGCATGACGGGCGTCTGCGCCATGAACCGCGGTGTGCGGCCCCGGTGCTCGTCGGCGGCGTGCGCGGTGAACGGGTGCAGCAGGTACATGTCGCCGGGTTCGCCGGTGGCGCGGGCCACCGGCCGGGCGGCGCTGGCCGCGTCGACCAGCCGGCCCATCGCGGCGCCGGTGACGGGGTCCGGCCCGAGCGCGCGGGCCACGTCGTGGTGCGAACCCACCCGGATCCGGGTCGGGGCGTCGTCGGGGCCCACCGGCGACAGCAGGGTCAGCAGCAGCATGGTGTGCGGCCGGTTCGTCACCGCCCACGACCCGTCGGGCAACGGGGTGTTGGCGTCGACGTGCCAACCGCGGTCGTCGGCCGGCGGGCTGACCGGAAACCGCACCGGGATGTTGCCCAGCGCCCCCGGCGGCACCCAGCCGCCCACCCCGCAGATCCGGTCCAGCGCCGCCGCCAGGGCCGGGCTGCGCAGCAGGGTGCCGAACGGCCCCGCCCCGGTCAGGTCGGCCGCCCACCGCACCGGCGCCGTCCACCCACCGGGGTCGTCCGGGGACAGCCCGAGTTGTCGCCACAGCAGCGCCCGCGCCTCGTCGGCCGCGTCCCGCAGGTCCGGCTGATCGATCCGAAGGTAGCCGTCGCGTTCGAACATCGCCGCCAGCCTCGCACGGCGCCCTCGGGGCGCACCAATGAATTTCTTGCGCCACGCGCTAGCGTGACGGCCATGAAGCCCACCCGCCACGCGCTAGCGTGACGGCCATGAAGCAGGGTGACCGCGTTGCCGAGTTCGAACTGCCCGATCAGAACGGAACCGTCCGGCGGCTCAGCGAGCTGCTCGCCGACGGCCCGATCGTGTTGTTCTTCTACCCCGCCGCCATGACCCCGGGCTGCACCCGCGAGGCCTGTCACTTCCGTGACCTCACCGCCGAACTCGCCGCGGTCGGGGCGCGCCCGGTGGGCATCAGCGTCGACCCGGTGGACAAACAGGCGCGCTTCGCCGGCAAGGAGAAGCTCGACTACCCGCTGCTGTCGGACACCGACGGGGCGGTGGCCCGGCAGTTCGGCGTGAAGCGGGGGCTGCTCGGAAAACTCCTGCCGGTCAAGCGGACCACGTTCGTGATCGACACCGACCGCACCGTGCTCGCGGTGATCGCCTCGGAGATCAACATGAACGCGCACGCCGACCGGGCGCTGGAGGTGCTGCGGCGGCGCCGGTCCGGCTGAGCGCCGGCCGCACCCGGCCTCAGTCGGCCGGGCCGAGCAGCAGGTCGGCGTCGAAGCAGGTGTGATCGCCGGTGTGGCAGGCCCCGTCGACCTGATCGACCTCGAGCAGCACCGTGTCGCCGTCGCAGTCCAGCCGCACCGAGTGCACGTACTGGGTGTGCCCGGAGGTCTCCCCCTTGACCCACAACTGCTGACGGGACCGCGAAAAGTAGGTCGCGCGACGGGTTTCGAGGGTGCGCGCCAGCGCCTCGTCGTTCATCCAGGCCACCATCAGCACCTTCCCGGTGGCCCGTTCCTGCGCGACGGCGGCGATCAGCCCGTCGGCGTCACGTTTGAGCCGGGCGGCGATCTTTGGATCCAGGCTCATCGCACGCAGATCCCCTCGGCCGCCATCGCCGCCTTCACCTGTGCGATGGTGAGCTCGCGGAAGTGGAACACACTGGCGGCCAACACCGCATCCGCGCCGGCGGCGACCGCGGCCGGGAAGTGTTCGGGCGCGCCGGCCCCGCCGCTGGCGATCACCGGGATGTTCACCGCGCCGCGCACCGCGCGGATCATCGGCAGGTCGAAACCGGCCTTGGTGCCGTCGGCGTCCATCGAGTTCAACAGGATCTCGCCGACCCCCAGCTCGGCCCCGCGCACCGCCCACTCGATCGCGTCGATGCCGGTGCCGCGCCGCCCGCCGTGCGTGGTGACCTCCCACCCCGACGGCGTCGGCGGCTGACCGGGCGGCACCTTGCGGGCGTCGACCGACAGCACGATGCACTGCGAGCCGAACTGCCGCGACATCTCCGCCAACAGCTCCGGACGCGCGATCGCGGCGGTGTTCACCGACACCTTGTCGGCGCCGGCCCGCAGCAACGAGTCCACATCCTCGACCGACCGCACCCCGCCGCCGACGGTCAGCGGGATGAACACCTGCTCGGCGGTCCGCCTGACCACCTCCAGCATGGTGGCGCGCCCCGACGACGACGCGGTCACGTCCAGGAAGGTGAGCTCGTCGGCGCCCTCGGCGTCGTACGCCGCCGCCAACTCCACCGGGTCGCCCGCGTCACGCAGGTTCTCGAAGTTCACGCCCTTGACCACCCGGCCGGCGTCGACGTCCAGGCACGGGATGACGCGCACCGCCACACCGGTCATCAGTAGTCCTCCGGACTGCCGACCGACTGCACCAACTCCAGCAGCTCGTCGTGCGTTCCCGGCACCCCGACCAGCACCGAGCGGGTGGTCAGCGTCCAGTCCCCGCCGGACAGGTCGGTCACGATACCGCCGGCCGCCCGCACCAGCGCCACCCCGGCCGCGTGATCCCACACGTTGCCGTTGAAACTGATGGCGCCGCCGAGGATTCCGCCCGCGGTGTAGGCCAGGTCGATGCCGGTCGCGCCGAGCATCCGCATCCGGGAGCAGCGGCGGCTCAGGTGCTCGACCACCGCGAGCCGGTAGCGGCCGGGCACCCGGCCGCGGGAGTCCACGTTGAAGGTGCTGACCCCGACGATGGAATCGGCGAGCGTGGCGCGCTGCACCGGGGGCTGTTCGATTCCGTTACGGTACAACGGCTTTCCCACCACCGCGGTGAACTTCTCGCCGGTGAACGGGATCCAGGTCAGCCCGGCCACCGGCTCGCCGTCCTGCACCAGGCCGAGCAGGATCGCGGCCATCGGCAGACCCGCCGCGTAGTTGAAGGTGCCGTCGATCGGGTCGAGCACCCACAGCACCGGGGAGTCGAGGTCGGCGCCGCCGTACTCCTCACCGTGCACCGGGATGCCGGTGTCGCGGGTCAGCGCCTCGACGACCTGGCGTTCGATGGCCAGATCCACCTCGGTGGCGAAGTCGTTGCCCTTCTTCTGCACCGCCGACTCGGCGCGGTGCCCGTCGATGAACGGTTTGGCCGCGTCGTCGAGGATCCTGGCGGCCTCGGCAACCAGCCGCTCCAGATCGTTCGCGTCGAGCGCCATCTACCGTCCCACCGCGGCCAGCGCCTCAGGGAGCGTGAAACGTCCGGCGTAGAGCGCCTTTCCGACGATCGCACCCTCCACGCCCCGGTCGGTGAGGGTGGCGATCGCCCGCAGGTCGTCCAGGCTCGACACCCCGCCGGAGGCGATCACGGGCGCGGTGGTGCGGTCGGTCACGGCGGTCAGCAGCTCCAGGTTCGGGCCGCGCAGCGTGCCGTCCTTGCTGACATCGGTGACCACGTACCGGGAGCAGCCCTCGCGGTTGAGCCGGTCGAGCACCTCCCACAGATCCCCGCCGTCGGTCTCCCAGCCGCGCCCGCGCAGCCGGTGCCGGCCGTCGACGATCTTGACGTCGAGCCCGATCGCGATCTTGTCGCCGTGCTCGGCGATCACCTTGGCGCACCACGCCGGGTTCTCCAGCGCCGCGGTCCCCAGGTTGACCCGCGCGCACCCGGTGGCCAGCGCGGCGGCCAGCGACTCGTCGTCCCGGATGCCGCCGGACAGCTCCACCTTCACGTCGAGCTTGCCGACCACCTCGGCGAGCAGCTCCCGGTTGTTGCCCCGGCCGAACGCGGCGTCCAGGTCGACCAGATGGATCCACTCCGCGCCGTCGCGCTGCCAGTTCAGCGCGGCCTCGAGCGCCGAACCGTACTCGGTCTCGCTGCCGGCCCGCCCCTGCACGAGCCGGACCGCCCGGCCGTCGACCACGTCGACGGCGGGAAGCAGGGTCAATGTCACCGGGGTACTCGTCACAGGGGTCAACCTAAAGCCCTTCAACCCAATTGGCCAAAAGCGCGGCTCCGGCGTCGCCGCTCTTCTCGGGGTGGAACTGGGTGGCCGACAACGGTCCGTCCTCCACGGCGGCCAGGAACGGCACCCCGTGGGTGGCCCAGGTCAGCTTCGCCGCCGCATCGCCCTCCCACTGCTGGGCCGCGTAGGAGTGCACGAAGTAGAACCGGGTGCCGGGCGCAATCCCCTTGAACAGCAGGCTGTCCGGCGGGGCATCGACGACGTTCCAGCCCATGTGCGGAACCACCGGCGCGTCCAGCCGCACCACCGCGCCGGGCCACAGCCCGCAGCCGGCGGTCTCGACCCCGAACTCGACTCCGCGGGCGAACAGGATCTGCATGCCGACGCACACCCCGAGCACCGGCCGGCCGGCGGCGACCCGTTCGGCGATGATCTTGTCGCCGTCGATCGAGCGCAGCCCGGCCATGCAGGCCGCGAACGCGCCGACCCCGGGCACCACCAGCCCGTCGGCGTTGCGCGCCGCCTCGGCATCGGCGGTGACCTCGACGTCGGCGCCGACCCGCGCCAGCGCACGCTGAGCCGACCGCAGGTTGCCCGAACCGTAGTCGAGCACCACCACCCTGCGGGTCACAGCGTGCCCTTCGTCGACGGCACCCCGGTCACCCGCGGGTCGTACTCGACGGCCTGGCGCAACGCCCGGGCCACCGCCTTGTACTGCGCCTCGGTGATGTGGTGCGGATCCCGGCCGTAGAGGGTGCGCACGTGCAGGGCGATGCGGGCGTTGAACGCCAGCGATTCGAACACGTGCCGGTTGACCACGGTGTGGTACGGCGCACCGGAACCGGCGATGGTGAACG
The window above is part of the Mycolicibacterium hassiacum DSM 44199 genome. Proteins encoded here:
- the trpB gene encoding tryptophan synthase subunit beta, producing the protein MADLAGPELPRASAGVAEPSKHDPDDRGHFGVYGGRFVAEALMAVIEEVTAAYEKARSDQTFLDELDRLQRHYAGRPSPLYEAERLSQHAGGARIFLKREDLNHTGSHKINNVLGQALLARQMGKRRVIAETGAGQHGVATATACALLGLECVIYMGAIDTARQALNVARMRLLGAEVVSVEAGSKTLKDAINEAFRDWVTNADTTYYCFGTAAGPHPFPTMVRDFQRVIGLEARAQILDQAGRLPDAVTACVGGGSNAIGIFHAFLDDPGVRLIGYEAAGDGVETGRHAATFTGGSPGAFQGSYSYLLQNEDGQTIESHSISAGLDYPGVGPEHAYLRDIGRAEYRPITDSEAMDAFALLCRTEGIIPAIESAHAVAGALQLGPELGPGSIIVVNLSGRGDKDVETAAKWFGLMDGKS
- the trpC gene encoding indole-3-glycerol phosphate synthase TrpC — its product is MSSANVLDAIIEGVRADVAAREAAVPLDEIKKRAQAAPPPLDVMAALRAPGIGVIAEVKRASPSRGQLAPIPDPAELARAYEAGGARIVSVLTEERRFKGSLADLDAVRKAVSIPVLRKDFIVQPYQIHEARAYGADMLLLIVAALEQPVLESLLERTESLGMTALVEVHTEEEADRALQAGASVIGVNARNLKTLEVDRDCFARIAPGLPTDVIRVAESGVRGPADLLAYAGAGADAVLVGEGLVTSGDPRSAVADLVTAGTHPSCPKPAR
- a CDS encoding TIGR02234 family membrane protein, whose product is MIRVAQLGLLAAAAALWVASRLTWVEVTTFDGLGPPKTHAVSGATWSTALLPLALLLVAAAVATLAVRGWPLRMLAVLTALASAGMAYPGIALWVIRDAAPRAARLLEVPVAELGGDTQRHYAGAVIAVAAAVLTLVSAVLLMRSAGRDRSGAARFRRGGAGAGGRSGDDGTGSSLSARELWDALDAGTDPTRDTPGGETKGR
- a CDS encoding anthranilate synthase component I, which produces MQTTANPLSVTTSREDFRALAAEHRVVPVTRKVLADSETPLSAYRKLAANRPGTFLLESAENGRSWSRWSFIGAGAPSALTVRDGQAVWLGAVPKDAPQGGDPLEAVRATVALLQTEPLPGLPPLSSGLVGFFAYDMVRRLERLPSRTVDDLGLPDMLLLLATDIAAVDHHEGTITLIANAVNWNGTDERVDWAYDDAVRRLDVMTAALGEPLPSTVASFSRPEPVFRAQRTVEEYTAIVEKLVGDIEAGEAFQVVPSQRFEMDTDADPLDVYRMLRVTNPSPYMYLVNVPDEHGGLDFSIVGSSPEALVTVKDGRATTHPIAGTRWRGATEEEDLLLEKELLADEKERAEHLMLVDLGRNDLGRVCRPGTVKVEDYSHIERYSHVMHLVSTVTGLLADGKTALDAVTACFPAGTLTGAPKVRAMELIEEVELTRRGLYGGVLGYLDFAGNADFAIAIRTALMRNGTAYVQAGGGVVADSNGPFEYNEARNKARAVLNAIAAAETLSEP
- a CDS encoding phytanoyl-CoA dioxygenase family protein; its protein translation is MFERDGYLRIDQPDLRDAADEARALLWRQLGLSPDDPGGWTAPVRWAADLTGAGPFGTLLRSPALAAALDRICGVGGWVPPGALGNIPVRFPVSPPADDRGWHVDANTPLPDGSWAVTNRPHTMLLLTLLSPVGPDDAPTRIRVGSHHDVARALGPDPVTGAAMGRLVDAASAARPVARATGEPGDMYLLHPFTAHAADEHRGRTPRFMAQTPVMLTAPLSPAASSALRCVWDT
- a CDS encoding peroxiredoxin, coding for MKQGDRVAEFELPDQNGTVRRLSELLADGPIVLFFYPAAMTPGCTREACHFRDLTAELAAVGARPVGISVDPVDKQARFAGKEKLDYPLLSDTDGAVARQFGVKRGLLGKLLPVKRTTFVIDTDRTVLAVIASEINMNAHADRALEVLRRRRSG
- the hisI gene encoding phosphoribosyl-AMP cyclohydrolase; its protein translation is MSLDPKIAARLKRDADGLIAAVAQERATGKVLMVAWMNDEALARTLETRRATYFSRSRQQLWVKGETSGHTQYVHSVRLDCDGDTVLLEVDQVDGACHTGDHTCFDADLLLGPAD
- the hisF gene encoding imidazole glycerol phosphate synthase subunit HisF, translated to MTGVAVRVIPCLDVDAGRVVKGVNFENLRDAGDPVELAAAYDAEGADELTFLDVTASSSGRATMLEVVRRTAEQVFIPLTVGGGVRSVEDVDSLLRAGADKVSVNTAAIARPELLAEMSRQFGSQCIVLSVDARKVPPGQPPTPSGWEVTTHGGRRGTGIDAIEWAVRGAELGVGEILLNSMDADGTKAGFDLPMIRAVRGAVNIPVIASGGAGAPEHFPAAVAAGADAVLAASVFHFRELTIAQVKAAMAAEGICVR
- a CDS encoding inositol monophosphatase family protein, which encodes MALDANDLERLVAEAARILDDAAKPFIDGHRAESAVQKKGNDFATEVDLAIERQVVEALTRDTGIPVHGEEYGGADLDSPVLWVLDPIDGTFNYAAGLPMAAILLGLVQDGEPVAGLTWIPFTGEKFTAVVGKPLYRNGIEQPPVQRATLADSIVGVSTFNVDSRGRVPGRYRLAVVEHLSRRCSRMRMLGATGIDLAYTAGGILGGAISFNGNVWDHAAGVALVRAAGGIVTDLSGGDWTLTTRSVLVGVPGTHDELLELVQSVGSPEDY
- the priA gene encoding bifunctional 1-(5-phosphoribosyl)-5-((5-phosphoribosylamino)methylideneamino)imidazole-4-carboxamide isomerase/phosphoribosylanthranilate isomerase PriA, which gives rise to MTLTLLPAVDVVDGRAVRLVQGRAGSETEYGSALEAALNWQRDGAEWIHLVDLDAAFGRGNNRELLAEVVGKLDVKVELSGGIRDDESLAAALATGCARVNLGTAALENPAWCAKVIAEHGDKIAIGLDVKIVDGRHRLRGRGWETDGGDLWEVLDRLNREGCSRYVVTDVSKDGTLRGPNLELLTAVTDRTTAPVIASGGVSSLDDLRAIATLTDRGVEGAIVGKALYAGRFTLPEALAAVGR
- the hisH gene encoding imidazole glycerol phosphate synthase subunit HisH, with the protein product MTRRVVVLDYGSGNLRSAQRALARVGADVEVTADAEAARNADGLVVPGVGAFAACMAGLRSIDGDKIIAERVAAGRPVLGVCVGMQILFARGVEFGVETAGCGLWPGAVVRLDAPVVPHMGWNVVDAPPDSLLFKGIAPGTRFYFVHSYAAQQWEGDAAAKLTWATHGVPFLAAVEDGPLSATQFHPEKSGDAGAALLANWVEGL